A genome region from Streptomyces pratensis includes the following:
- a CDS encoding phosphatidate cytidylyltransferase, giving the protein MNDSSWGAPQGAGYRGAPEMGAAPAGPAYDVHGAQQTRPMPIVPDAPDAGRDADDRDNRNGDAAARVSGPLFRDEKPQEPMSTPLPTPPPQKKRAGRDLRAAIGVGLGLGAVVAGSLFFVKAVFVGVVVIAVVVGLWELTSRLKERKGINAPLVPLAVGGAAMVVAGYVRDAEGAWVAMALTALAVLVWRMTERPEGYLKDVTAGVFAVFYVPFLATFVSMMLTADDGPRRVLTFLLLTVVADTGAYAVGWRFGTHKLAPRISPGKTREGLFGAIGFAMVAGALCMQFLIDDGSWWQGLLLGLAVAASATLGDLGESMIKRDLGIKDMGTLLPGHGGIMDRLDSLLPSAPVVWLLLVLFVGSG; this is encoded by the coding sequence ATGAACGACTCTTCCTGGGGCGCCCCGCAGGGAGCCGGTTACCGGGGCGCGCCCGAGATGGGGGCCGCTCCGGCGGGTCCTGCATACGATGTGCACGGCGCCCAGCAGACTCGGCCCATGCCCATCGTGCCGGACGCTCCCGACGCAGGTAGAGACGCTGACGACCGCGACAACCGGAACGGGGACGCCGCCGCGCGCGTCAGCGGCCCCCTTTTCCGTGACGAGAAGCCGCAGGAGCCCATGTCCACCCCGTTGCCGACGCCCCCGCCGCAGAAGAAGCGCGCGGGGCGTGATCTGCGCGCCGCCATAGGGGTCGGCCTCGGGCTCGGGGCGGTCGTCGCGGGGTCGCTCTTCTTCGTGAAGGCCGTCTTCGTCGGTGTTGTCGTGATCGCCGTGGTGGTGGGGCTCTGGGAGCTCACCTCCCGCCTCAAGGAGCGCAAGGGGATCAACGCCCCCCTCGTGCCGCTCGCCGTCGGCGGCGCCGCCATGGTGGTCGCCGGCTACGTGCGGGACGCGGAGGGCGCGTGGGTCGCCATGGCGCTCACGGCGCTCGCGGTCCTTGTCTGGCGTATGACGGAGCGTCCGGAGGGCTATCTCAAGGACGTCACGGCCGGTGTGTTCGCCGTGTTCTACGTGCCGTTCCTGGCGACGTTCGTCAGCATGATGCTCACCGCGGACGACGGGCCCCGGCGGGTGCTGACCTTCCTGCTGCTCACCGTGGTGGCCGACACGGGTGCGTACGCCGTCGGCTGGCGCTTCGGCACGCACAAGCTGGCACCCCGCATCAGTCCGGGGAAGACCCGCGAGGGCCTCTTCGGCGCGATCGGCTTCGCGATGGTCGCCGGCGCGCTCTGCATGCAGTTCCTGATCGACGACGGCAGCTGGTGGCAGGGGCTGCTGCTGGGCCTCGCCGTCGCCGCCAGCGCCACGCTGGGTGACCTGGGCGAGTCCATGATCAAGCGGGACCTCGGGATCAAGGACATGGGCACGCTGCTGCCCGGCCACGGCGGCATCATGGACCGGCTCGACTCGCTGCTGCCGAGCGCCCCGGTCGTATGGCTGCTGCTGGTGCTGTTCGTCGGATCCGGCTGA